A genome region from Setaria italica strain Yugu1 chromosome III, Setaria_italica_v2.0, whole genome shotgun sequence includes the following:
- the LOC111256747 gene encoding uncharacterized protein LOC111256747 produces MALVRKYGKPDIFLTMTCNPNWEEITNELEFGQTPQDRPDLVVRVFRAKLEEMKKELLEEHILGKTQGKFWQQRKRKTLYQVGRIVSAHPAEGERYYLRVLLNHVKGATCYEDLRTVDAKILPSFREAAERRGLIEADNTLDDCLTEAELFRMPSSLRRLFATILVFCEPHDIRALWNNHIEAMSEDYRRNCKNARTVEQMVLINIREMLQSMGKDIRSFPLPEIDEQNDTKDNTPREITEEANIEVDPEDMELPKHLNDEQKAAYNEILTAIDRDEGGLFFVDGPGGMGKTFLYRALLATVRGQGKIALATATSGVAASIMPGGRTAHSRFKIPLRIDDGAICSFTKQSGTAKLLQAASLIIWDEASMTKRQAIEALDKSMRDIMDVPNLPFGGKIVVFGGDFRQVLPVVRKGTRSQIVDASLRRSELWNCMRHMKLVHNMRAQNDPWFAEYLLRIGNGTEETNDKGEIRLPKNICIPRTMDDSGLDKLIDSVYQMNSACLEDPNYITSRAILSTRNDCVDRINLKMIERFQGEEMVYHSFDSVEDDPHNYYPPEFLNTLTPNGLPPHMLKLKINCPIILLRNIDPANGLCNGTRLVVRGFQKNAIDAEIVLGQHYGTRVFLPRIPLCPSDDKMFPFCFKRKQFPSNNSQEHKDTNS; encoded by the exons ATGGCTTTAGTTAGAAAATATGGGAAACCGGACATATTCCTCACGATGACATGCAATCCCAACTGGGAAGAGATCACAAATGAACTTGAGTTTGGTCAAACACCACAAGATCGCCCTGATCTTGTTGTTCGTGTTTTCAGAGCAAAACTAGAAGAAATGAAAAAGGAGTTGTTAGAAGAGCACATCCTAGGCAAG ACCCAAGGCAAGTTTTGGcaacagaggaaaaggaaaacgttGTACCAGGTTGGGAGAATCGTCTCAGCACATCCAGCCGAAGGAGAAAGATACTATCTTCGAGTTCTCCTGAACCATGTGAAAGGCGCAACCTGCTACGAAGACCTACGAACAGTTGATGCAAAAATATTGCCATCATTTCGTGAAGCTGCAGAGAGAAGGGGCCTCATTGAGGCAGACAACACGTTAGATGATTGCCTGACGGAAGCAGAGTTATTTCGGATGCCATCCTCACTGCGAAGGCTATTTGCAACGATTCTTGTGTTTTGTGAGCCCCATGATATCCGTGCACTATGGAACAATCACATCGAGGCAATGTCGGAAGACTATCGACGAAACTGCAAAAATGCAAGAACGGTCGAACAGATGGTATTAATCAACATTAGAGAAATGTTGCAATCGATGGGAAAAGACATACGATCATTTCCTCTTCCAGAGATCGACGAGCAAAATGACACAAAAGACAATACACCTAGGGAGATCACCGAGGAAGCCAACATCGAGGTGGACCCTGAGGACATGGAATTGCCTAAACACCTAAATGACGAGCAAAAGGCCGCCTACAATGAAATTCTAACAGCAATTGATAGAGATGAAGGAGGGCTATTCTTCGTAGATGGACCGGGAGGAATGGGGAAAACTTTTCTATACAGGGCATTGCTTGCAACAGTCCGTGGACAAGGAAAAATAGCTTTAGCAACAGCAACCTCTGGTGTCGCTGCTTCCATAATGCCCGGAGGAAGGACAGCGCACTCAAGGTTCAAAATACCACTAAGGATAGATGATGGGGCTATTTGTTCATTCACAAAACAAAGTGGGACAGCCAAGCTACTTCAGGCAGCATCGCTAATCATTTGGGATGAAGCATCGATGACTAAGAGGCAGGCAATAGAGGCACTGGACAAAAGCATGCGTGACATAATGGATGTACCAAATCTTCCATTCGGTGGGAAAATAGTGGTATTTGGGGGAGATTTTAGACAAGTTCTGCCGGTTGTACGAAAGGGTACAAGAtcacaaatagtagatgcctcACTACGCAGATCTGAACTCTGGAATTGCATGCGTCACATGAAGCTTGTGCACAACATGAGGGCTCAAAATGACCCATGGTTTGCAGAATACCTATTGCGCATCGGCAATGGCACTGAGGAGACAAACGATAAAGGCGAGATACGTCTGCCCAAAAATATATGTATTCCACGCACAATGGATGATTCCGGACTTGATAAACTCATCGACAGCGTCTACCAAATGAACAGCGCTTGCCTGGAGGATCCAAATTACATCACATCAAGAGCCATTTTATCCACGCGTAATGACTGTGTAGACCGCATAAATCTGAAAATGATTGAACGATTCCAAGGAGAAGAGATGGTCTATCACAGCTTCGATAGTGTAGAAGATGACCCACATAACTACTATCCCCCGGAATTCCTAAACACACTAACCCCAAATGGACTACCACCACATATGCTGAAGCTCAAGATTAACTGTCCAATAATACTACTCAGAAATATCGACCCAGCTAATGGACTATGCAATGGCACAAGATTGGTGGTACGAGGATTCCAGAAAAATGCAATCGATGCAGAGATTGTACTAGGACAACATTATGGGACACGAGTTTTCTTGCCACGAATCCCGCTGTGCCCCTCTGATGATAAGATGTTCCCATTCTGTTTCAAGAGGAAACAATTTCCT AGCAACAACAGCCAAGAACATAAAGATACTAACAGCTga